In Myxococcus stipitatus, a single window of DNA contains:
- a CDS encoding GNAT family N-acetyltransferase, with translation MVEIRPYDGDAVEASRFVNSVWTRYYAEKGPVTDFDARFLDWMLFSNPVANRDYMLAAYQGSKLVGTLFAEPIPLRLGAKDVSGTFGSWASVDPDYRGQGVMMKLSERMAARHRERGATCMLACVATGSTAQRFWERVRDTRFLNHLGLWVHVFDPDAVVRWSMSSAERALFTVAKPLLRQGYLGTPVEGVRPYRPEDLSSCMALVSRMLEPVNLGYGYTVERLAHQLQYRDVPTTLVLERDGAVRGVANYYTLRMKARGELTVGMLDLLAFHDSVTWGERKQLLAAAMRSMVGRGVSLGAMLRGPCISAPLMLREGWFPWSGGARMVSLFSAEDMRLPAAPRVFVHMR, from the coding sequence ATGGTTGAGATCCGCCCCTACGACGGCGACGCCGTCGAGGCCTCGCGGTTCGTCAACAGCGTCTGGACGCGCTACTACGCCGAGAAGGGCCCGGTGACGGACTTCGACGCCCGGTTCCTCGATTGGATGTTGTTCAGCAATCCGGTGGCGAACCGGGACTACATGCTGGCGGCCTACCAGGGCTCGAAGCTGGTGGGCACGCTGTTCGCGGAGCCCATCCCGTTGCGGTTGGGAGCGAAGGACGTCTCGGGGACCTTCGGCAGCTGGGCCAGCGTGGACCCGGACTACCGGGGCCAGGGCGTGATGATGAAGCTGTCCGAGCGGATGGCCGCGCGGCACCGCGAGCGCGGCGCGACCTGCATGCTCGCGTGCGTGGCCACCGGCTCCACCGCGCAGCGGTTCTGGGAGCGGGTGCGCGACACGCGCTTCCTCAACCACCTGGGCCTGTGGGTGCACGTCTTCGACCCGGACGCGGTGGTCCGCTGGTCCATGTCCTCCGCGGAGCGCGCGCTGTTCACCGTGGCGAAGCCGCTGCTGCGGCAGGGCTACCTGGGCACCCCGGTGGAGGGCGTGCGGCCCTACCGCCCGGAGGACCTGTCGTCCTGCATGGCGCTCGTCTCCCGCATGCTGGAGCCGGTGAACCTGGGCTATGGCTACACGGTGGAGCGGCTGGCCCACCAGCTCCAGTACCGCGACGTGCCCACCACCCTCGTGCTGGAGCGGGACGGGGCGGTGCGCGGGGTGGCCAACTACTACACCCTCCGGATGAAGGCGCGCGGGGAGCTGACGGTGGGCATGCTGGACCTGCTGGCCTTCCACGACTCCGTGACCTGGGGCGAGCGCAAGCAGCTGCTGGCCGCGGCCATGCGGTCCATGGTGGGGCGGGGCGTGAGCCTGGGCGCGATGCTGCGGGGGCCGTGTATCTCCGCCCCGCTGATGCTGCGCGAGGGCTGGTTCCCGTGGTCGGGCGGCGCGCGGATGGTGAGCCTGTTCTCTGCGGAGGACATGCGGCTGCCCGCCGCCCCGCGCGTGTTCGTCCACATGCGCTGA
- a CDS encoding ATP-grasp domain-containing protein — MNFVFISPHFPSHFFHFVTALRERGVTVLGIGDAPYESLRGELRDSLREYYFVPHLDDEDALQRAAGYLTWRHGRIHRIDSLNEAWLEVEARLREDFHVPGLQPADILRMRSKSGMAQVFQQAGVPHPDLIRVRDSAQVKQFAARVGYPLVLKPDVGVGAANTFKVSSDPEVDDALSHPLPTTYVAQPFVRGTIVTYDGIVDRHGVIVFQLSHEYSDGGMETVVEKRDISFWSHLEIPPALDALGRQVVAAFGLRERWFHLEFFRLQDGRYVVLEANLRPPGGFIPDMMNYTCDIDVYRLWARVVTGDPVADFRYTPRYHVAHSARRRGRKYLHGYEDIAKRLGPALLLHRELPAVYHSLLGEEMYLSRHTDLDAMREAVRFIQATP, encoded by the coding sequence ATGAACTTCGTCTTCATCTCCCCCCACTTCCCGTCCCACTTCTTCCATTTCGTCACGGCGCTGCGCGAGCGGGGTGTCACGGTGCTGGGCATCGGCGACGCGCCCTACGAGTCCCTGCGGGGCGAGCTGCGGGACTCCCTGCGCGAGTACTACTTCGTCCCCCACCTGGACGACGAGGACGCGCTCCAGCGCGCGGCGGGCTACCTGACCTGGCGGCATGGCCGCATCCACCGCATCGACTCGCTCAACGAGGCCTGGCTGGAGGTGGAGGCGCGGCTGCGCGAGGACTTCCACGTGCCGGGGCTCCAGCCGGCGGACATCCTGCGCATGCGCTCCAAGTCGGGCATGGCGCAGGTCTTCCAGCAGGCGGGCGTGCCGCACCCGGACCTCATCCGCGTGCGGGACTCCGCGCAGGTCAAGCAGTTCGCCGCCCGCGTGGGCTATCCGCTGGTGCTCAAGCCCGACGTGGGCGTGGGCGCGGCCAACACCTTCAAGGTGTCCAGCGACCCGGAGGTGGACGACGCCCTGTCGCACCCGCTGCCCACCACGTACGTGGCCCAGCCCTTCGTGCGCGGCACCATCGTCACCTACGACGGCATCGTCGACCGCCACGGCGTCATCGTCTTCCAGCTCAGCCACGAGTACAGCGACGGCGGCATGGAGACGGTGGTGGAGAAGCGCGACATCTCCTTCTGGAGCCACCTGGAGATTCCCCCCGCCCTGGACGCGCTGGGCCGGCAGGTGGTGGCCGCCTTCGGCCTGCGCGAGCGCTGGTTCCACCTGGAGTTCTTCCGGCTGCAGGACGGGCGCTACGTCGTGCTGGAGGCGAACCTGAGACCGCCCGGGGGCTTCATCCCGGACATGATGAACTACACGTGCGACATCGACGTGTACCGGCTCTGGGCGCGGGTGGTGACGGGGGACCCGGTGGCGGACTTCCGCTACACGCCGCGCTACCACGTGGCGCACAGCGCGCGGCGGCGCGGGCGCAAGTACCTGCATGGCTACGAGGACATCGCGAAGCGGCTGGGCCCCGCGCTCCTGCTCCACCGCGAGCTGCCGGCCGTCTACCACAGCCTGCTGGGCGAGGAGATGTACCTGTCGCGCCACACGGACCTGGACGCCATGCGCGAGGCGGTGCGCTTCATCCAGGCCACGCCGTAG
- a CDS encoding DUF2378 family protein: MNPPKEVPLEQRYVYAQVVEGLLAHGLSGRVSPRLKARLREAGVDLDRPLLPTYPVRLWLRCLHIIVEEAWPGLPPEQAFPRLAAAHVEGYGRTLIGRAVYGVMRLLGPRRLVLRLPQTLRATDNYTQVELVERDATTFEMRLNSELPCPGYSETLFESLLRVGGAESPRATVLTQGGGSTTYLLTWKER, encoded by the coding sequence GTGAATCCCCCCAAGGAAGTCCCCCTGGAGCAGCGGTACGTCTACGCGCAGGTCGTGGAGGGCCTGCTCGCGCACGGGTTGAGCGGGCGAGTGTCGCCCCGCCTCAAGGCACGGTTGAGGGAGGCGGGCGTGGACCTGGACCGGCCCCTGCTGCCCACCTACCCCGTGCGCCTGTGGCTGCGCTGCCTGCACATCATCGTCGAGGAGGCCTGGCCTGGCCTGCCCCCCGAGCAGGCCTTCCCCCGGCTCGCCGCGGCGCACGTGGAGGGCTACGGGCGCACGCTCATCGGCCGCGCGGTGTACGGCGTCATGCGGCTGCTCGGGCCCCGGCGGCTGGTGCTGCGGCTGCCGCAGACCCTGCGCGCCACGGACAACTACACGCAGGTGGAGCTGGTGGAGCGCGACGCCACCACCTTCGAGATGCGGTTGAACTCCGAGCTGCCCTGCCCCGGCTATTCGGAGACCCTGTTCGAGAGCCTCTTGCGCGTGGGCGGCGCCGAGTCCCCGCGCGCCACCGTGCTCACGCAAGGGGGCGGCTCCACCACGTACCTGCTCACGTGGAAGGAGCGCTGA
- a CDS encoding alpha/beta hydrolase, producing MGHVHIVRDLPSPQEGIYRTVRIYTPDAYDAMPWHRFPVLYMHDGQNVFAHPESALFDTWCANLALEQGVGHGHLEPWIIVAVDSGTGRLEEYSPWEEPRTQAKARGEAYGRFLVEHLKPQVDLHYRTRTEPQWTGAMGSSLGGLMSLYLGHRYPGVFGRIGAMSPTVMWGEGRLFSEWMAHSRRWTRIYLDAGAQEFIHADGVPLDYGRATRAFYEHLKHLGYADHEVSLVLEPGGEHHEKDWQRRLPLAMRWLLA from the coding sequence ATGGGCCACGTCCATATCGTCAGGGACCTCCCCTCCCCGCAGGAGGGCATCTACCGCACCGTGCGCATCTACACGCCGGATGCGTACGACGCGATGCCCTGGCATCGCTTCCCCGTGCTCTACATGCACGACGGGCAGAACGTCTTCGCCCATCCGGAGTCGGCCCTGTTCGACACGTGGTGCGCCAACCTGGCGCTGGAGCAGGGCGTGGGCCACGGCCACCTGGAGCCGTGGATCATCGTCGCGGTGGACTCCGGGACGGGCCGGCTCGAGGAGTACTCGCCCTGGGAGGAGCCGCGCACCCAGGCGAAGGCGCGGGGTGAGGCGTATGGCCGCTTCCTGGTGGAGCACCTCAAGCCACAGGTGGACCTGCACTACCGCACGCGGACGGAGCCCCAGTGGACCGGGGCCATGGGCTCCTCGCTGGGCGGGCTGATGTCGCTGTACCTGGGCCACCGCTATCCCGGCGTGTTCGGCCGCATCGGCGCGATGTCGCCCACCGTCATGTGGGGCGAGGGCCGGCTGTTCTCCGAATGGATGGCCCACAGCCGCCGCTGGACGCGCATCTACCTGGACGCCGGGGCGCAGGAGTTCATCCACGCGGACGGCGTGCCGCTCGACTATGGCCGCGCCACGCGGGCCTTCTACGAGCACCTCAAGCACCTGGGCTACGCGGACCATGAGGTGTCGCTCGTCCTGGAGCCGGGCGGCGAACACCACGAGAAGGACTGGCAGCGCCGGCTCCCGCTGGCGATGCGTTGGCTGCTGGCGTGA